The Bacillota bacterium LX-D genomic sequence TATTGCTGGAATAGGCAATATTTACGCTGACGAAATTTTATTTGATGCAGGTTTGCAACCTGAAAGATTGGCTAATACATTAAATGATGATGAGCTTCAAAAGCTTTATAGAAGTATTAGAAGTGTACTTCAGCTAGGCATTGCTAATCGAGGTACGTCTATGCGAAACTATGTTGATGGTGATGGCAGAACGGGGGATTTTCAAAAGCTGTTAAAAGTATATGGAAAAGGGGGGCAGCCTTGCCCCAAGTGTGGGCGTATTTTGCTTAAACAGCGGGTAGGGGGAAGAAGTTCCTGCTACTGTAAACATTGCCAAAAGTAGTGCCCTAAAGAAAGATTTTTCGATGTAACGATGCAAACCTCCTTGACATATTGTGTTAGTAGCTTAAGCACTTGATGTACAGGGAGGGCAAAAAATATGGGTATTATTCATGCGATGATTTTTGCTTTAGCAGTGAGCTTAGACGGTTTTGGGGTAGGAATTTCCTATGGAATTCGCAGAATTAAAGTACCTTGGTATTCATTATTAATTATCTGTTTAACGTCCACCTTGGCAATTACAATATCTATGCTCTTTGGAAATATGCTAGCACAAATTATTTCGACGGAACTTGCCGAGAAAATCGGGTCTTTTATTATGGTAGCTGTAGGAATATGGATTTTAATTGAGTCTATTGAAAATATTTATCGAGAAAAAAACTCTTTAGCAGGTAAACAGGAAAAATTAAAGCAAGCAGAGAAATCTATCATGAGAATTAAAATTCCAATGTTTGGTGTTGTAATTCAAATTTTACGAGAGCCAATCCAGGCTGACTTTGACAATTCAGGAGTGATAGGTTTAGGGGAAGCTTGTGTTTTAGGTTTAGCCTTAGCTATGGATGCTTTAGGAGCAGGTTTTGGCGCAGCTGTAGCAGGTTACCAGTTTTTCTTAGTACCATTATTCGTTGGTCTTTTTAAATTGATTTTAGTGCCAACAGGTTTATATCTTGGGAAAAAATGGGGTAAAAACAGTTTCGGAGAAAAAGGAGCTCTTTTACCTGGCTTGATATTGATAATTTTAGGATTAAGTCGTATTTAATTAGGAGTGAATACAGTGCTAGTAATTGGATTAACAGGCGGAATTGCTAGCGGCAAAAGTACTGTTGCCAAAAAATTAGAAAGCTTAGGAGCGAAATTAACTGACGCTGATCAAATTTCCAGGGAAATAGTAAGAAAGGGTCAACCTGCTTGGCAGGAAATTATAAGATATTTTGGAGAAAATATTTTACTGGATTCTGGTGAAATCAATCGTAAGGCTCTGGCAAATATTATTTTTAGTGACTTAGAAGCTAGAGCCTTTTTAAATAGTATCACACATTACCGGATAAAACAAATAGCTAGGGAGCAGATTGATACATATAGACGGGAAAAAAAGGTTAAATTAATTGTTTTAGATGCGGCTCTTTTAATAGAAACAGGTTTGAATCAGGAAGTAGAACAGATTTGGCTGGCTGCCTGCAGTCAAGAAACTCAAATAAAAAGGCTCATGGCCCGTGATAATCTTAATTATGGACAAGCAATAGCACGAATTAAGTCCCAAATGCCTTTAAAAGAAAAATTAGACTATGCTGATATTATTATAAATACTGAAGGAACTATAGAGTATACTTTAGAACAGGTAGAGAATCTTTGGGCTAAGTATGTGGCTAAATGATTAATTATAATTGGGGAAATAAATTGGAGTGGTTAAATGGTTTTTGTATTAAGAAGGAAAAAATTATTGATTCTATTTGTTTTATTCTTATTAGCTGTTTTTAGTTTCATTATTTTACCTTGGGTTTGGAAGGTTTTTTATCCTTTTCCTTATCAAAATACTATTGTAGATTCTGCCCAAAGGTCTAATTTAAGCCCTAACTTAGTTTTAGCAGTGATTAGGGTAGAAAGTAAGTTTAGGGCTGATGCCAAATCACCTCGAGGAGCATGTGGTTTAATGCAATTAATGCCAGAAACAGCTAAATGGGTAACAAAAAAAATGGGGATTAGCTATGCTGAGGAGAAACTATTTGATCCAGAATTTAATATTAAAGTAGGCAGCTGGTACTTAGCATATCTAATTTCTGAGTTTAATGGAAATGTGCCAGCAGCCTTGGCTGCTTATAATGGTGGTCGCGGCAATGTAAGACAATGGCTTGATAAGGGGATATGGTTAGGATCAACTGAAGATATAGATAAAATACCTTTTAAGGAAACCCGTCAATTCATCGAAAGAGTATTACATGATTATAATGTCTATTCCTGTTTATATTAAGCAAATTTTTAAAAAAATAAGGCTATACCCTTTGTAAACTGTTAATATATAATTCAGAAGGATTCTAAGTATATTTTGAAGAGGTGAAGCCAGTGTCAGAAATAAATAATTTAAAAAAAGTAGATGAGCTAGAAATTTCTCCAAAACGGCTTTTTTATTCGGCCCAGCACCAGGAAATACTGGATGGTGCTACCACAGATATTTATTTTGTACGTACATATGAAATACTGCAAAAGTTAAATAAAGATGATACCAAGGTAGTAGCTGAAATCTTCGCTCGTAAAAATGGTGTGTTAGCAGGAGTAAACGAAGTTCTCAATTTGCTTCAAGATAAGGATGTTGAGATTTGGTCCTTGCCGGAAGGAGCTGCCTTTTCCTCCAAAGAAGTAGTTATGCGCATTAAAGGTGCATATAATCAATTTGGACTCTATGAAACTGTTTTATTAGGTATGTTGGCTAGTTCCAGCGGCTGGGCTACTGCTGCTAAAATAATTAAAGAGGCTTGCGGGGATAAGCCCATGTTTTGCTTCGGAGCAAGACATGTACATCCAGCAGTGGCTCCCGTAATGGAAAGGGCAGCCATAGTAGGAGGAGCAGATGGTGCTAGCTGTATCCTAGGGGCTAAATTAGCAGGTCTAAACCCTTCGGGAACAGTCCCACACGCTATTTTTCTCATTGTAGGTGATACTGTTGAAGTTGCTAAGGCCTATGAACAGTATATGCCTAAAGATGCTAAGCGTTTAATGCTAATTGATACTTTTAAAGACGAAGCCGAAGAAGCCTTGCGCTTGTCCAATGCTTTAGGACCAGTCTTAGATGGCATAAGACTAGATACACCAAGTGAACGAGGTGGAGTGACTCCTGAATTGGTTAGGGAAATTAGGTTTAGATTAGACCAAGCAGGACATAAGAGAGTACAAATTTTTGTTTCTGGGGGTCTTTATCCCGAAAAAATTGCTTTATTAGCTCAGGCAGGTGCAGATGCTTTTGGAGTTGGTAGCTTTATTTCGGCAGCTTCACCGATTGATATGACAATGGATTTGAAAGAAGTTGATGGACAGCCTATAGCAAAGAGGGGGAGATTACCAGGATTAATACTTTCTCCTCGCTTACAAAGAATGAAGTGACTATTTGCCTGGTTAGCCAGGCATATATATGAGGGGATTATTTTGAATAAAGTTGATAAATTTTTACAGCTTATTTGTCTTCTATTAGTTTCTATAATGCTTTTTGGCTGTTTTTCTAATGACAAGGCCATAGAAGAAAAAATGTTGGAACAGAAAAATATTATTAATAATGGGTTGGCTATAAATTTGCCCACAGATCTAAGCAGTTTAGATCCTGTTCAGTTGGATACTCCATGGGATATAGAATTAGCTAGCACTATCTACGAAGGTTTAGTCAAATACGATTTAGATACTGAGAAAGTTGTCCCTGCTTTGGCAGCTAGTTGGAAGATTTCCCCTGATGGCAAGACATTTACCTTTTCACTACGGAAAAACGCAAGATTTCATACGGGGAAAAAAGTTACAGCAGGCGATGTTAAGTTTTCTTGGGAAAGAGCTCTAAGCCTTAATAATTCAGAGATCAATCAAATCTTTGGAAAAATAGATGGAGCCATGGAATTTGCCCAAGGAAAAGGTACGGAAGTTTCAGGCATAAAAGTTGTCAATGATAGAGTTCTTCAGGTAGATTTAAATGCAGCGGACGAAAGTTTTTTATTAAAACTAACCCACCTAGCCGCTAGTATTGTTAACAAAGATTTGGTTGCAGAGCAGGGAAATTTATATGGCAAACCTGAGGCCGGAGAAAAGCTAAAAATAGCTGGTACGGGACCTTATCGTTTAGTAGAATGGGTTCTGGGGCAAAGCATTACTTTAGAATCATCACCCTATTACCCTGAAAAACCATCTATGCCGCGTTTAACATTTAAGTTTGAACCGGAAAAAGACATTGCTTTATCTGAACTGGAGCGTGGTGACATTCAGATCTTGCAATCAGAAGAAATTATTCCGGAGCTGTTTTTAAGGAAAGATCCAGAATTAAAAAAATTAGAGAAGAAAGAACCAAGATCCGAAATAATTTTTTTAGGCTTTAATACTTTAGAATCGCCTTTTGATGATCCCAATTTTCGTCAAGCTATCAACAATGCTTTAAATAGAAATGAAATAGCAAAGCTAGGAAATTATTTGCCTGCGCAGGGTTTGCTTCCTCGGGTATTATTAGACGGTATGAAACCCTTAGAACCCTATAAATACGATGCACAGAAAAGTAAAAAATATTTTTCTGAACTAACAAAAAAGGCAAAAAACCCGAAAGCATTAAACCTTTATTTTTGTAATATTGGGAAAAATGAACAGATCGCAGTAACTATAAAAAAGCAGCTACAGAAAGCGGGCTTAGAGCTTAGAACCCAACCAATAGCTTCTTTGGAAGAATTAAGAAGAGGGATCGAACAAAATAGAATAGATTTTTACTTAGATTCATTTTTCCTACAAATTCCGGATCCAGAAGTTTTTTATAGGTCCATGTTTTTGAGCAGTAGTCCAGATAATTTAACTCATTATAACAATATAAATTTTGATGAATTGTTAAGCTTTATACAAACACAAAAAATAGGCAGCAAGGAAAGGAACGATGCTTTGATTCAAGCTGAGAAAAATATTATGGAGGATGCTACAATTATAACGATTTTAGAAGGTGCTAATTACGCTATTTTTGGCGCAAATATTGCTAAACCCGAGTTAAATCCCTTTAAAGTAATTTCTTTAGAGAATGTTTCTTTTCAAGGAATTGAGTAGTAACTAGAAAAATTAGCAAAAAATTAGCAAAAAATGAATATCCTACTAACTAAAATATAATACTATACTTACGCTACTGTAACAAAAAAAGGCGGGAGCTAAGTTGGTAGATTTTCGATTTCATATTACGACCTTGGTAGCAATTTTTTTGGCCTTGGGTGTGGGTATTTTTATTGGCAGCACCATAGTTGGTGATGATGCTTTACTTAATGAACAAAAAGCAATTACAGATCGCTTGGAACAGGATTTTATTTTATTACGTGAACAAAATCGGTTATCACAAAAAGAAATATTAGCTTTTAAAAATTCTAATGATAACTACCAGCAATTCGCTAATGCGGTGTTGCCCCTCTTAGTAAAAAATAAACTTTTAGGCTTGAATATCGCTTTTATCGTTACAAATAATAATGTTGCAACTGATAGCTTAAAGAAAAGTTTTGAGCTATCCGGCGCTAATTTAGTTTCTATTACCAGGATCGATAGCAGCTTTAATTTTACTGACCAAAACATGAAGACGTTCTTAATTAACAAATTGGATTTATCAAAAGTTCGCACAAGTGCGGACTTTGCTGCTAAAATAAGTCTTAAAGTAGCTGAAGGGGTTTTGAATGGCTTTGATCCCCTAATACTTAAAACTCTAGAAGAAGTAAATTATGCAACTACGGAGTTATTTAAGAATGTTAAACCAGATATAGCCATAATCTTTGGTGGAAGTCAAGGTCCTAAAGAAAATACTGTGAGTGTTATTGACTTACCGATGATTAATTATTTTTTGAAACAAGGGTTGGAGGTAGTCGGAACTGAGCCAAGTCAGGTAACTTTCTCTTACATGGGCTTATATCAAAGTAAAAAAATTATAACAGTAGATAATGTTGATAGTGCAATTGGTCAAATTGCTTTAATATTAGCCATAAATGGCTCTCCTGGAAATTATGGCATAAAAACAACTGCAGATAGACTGTTGCCCTTGTTAGATTATGAAGTGCACTGCGTAAATTAAGCTATTATATTTGGGGCCAATTAAAATTACTTGCCTTAATAGTATTTTATATGGTATAATAATATCGTTCCCTGGAAGCAGTGCTTTTGCGGAAGTGCTGGAACTGGCAGACAGGCACGTTTGAGGGGCGTGTGTAGAAATACGTATGGGTTCAAGTCCCATCTTCCGCACCAAAAAAAACTACTGATATTATCGGTAGTTTTTTTTAGTTTGCCCGGCATATTTGCTGAGCCGATGGGCTGAAAGAAACCCTATCGCCTAACCGGCAGGAAGATAACTCGTAAGCAAGGGCGTCACCGGTAACTGTGGGGTTTGCAGGAAGCCGAAGGGGGAAACTTGGAACATAGCGCAAGCAAACCGAGGTTGGCTAGTCAGGCGAGTAACCCTGTAAAAAGCGGGAAAGCCCAAAAGCCGGTAACAGACCGGAGGATAAAACCGGGAGGACACTGCACCAAGTTGTAGTGAGGCATGAAAGTCCAAAGCTTTTATGTAATGCGAAGGGGCGAAGATAAATCAAAGAATCTGACTGCAGATATAAATATTTATGCAAAGAGAAGATAACCGAGGCTGAAATTGCATAGGCAGGATATAAAGGTCAGTTCGAGAAAATATCTATGACAACCCGGCGTAACTCCGCAAGCCCATTCAAAAGTATGGCCTTACCAAACAGTTGGTTTAAGGAATAGGGTTAATTGATTTGGAAACATACAATGTCGGCGTTTTGTCTCCCTTCTGCGAGAAGTGACTGAAGTTTATCAGGAGCCGGATACGAGGCCCGTACGTACGGTTCTGTGAGAAGGATAAAGCCCAAGCAAGTTACTTCGGCTTTACCTTACTTGATTAGAAAGAATTATTATAAAGGAGGCCTGAATATGTTTGCTAATTACCAGGAACTAAGTGCATGCTTAATTAAGCAAAATTATTTTATTAATGATAATGCGGCCTTAATTTTATTTTTAGCATATAAAATGAATAAACCTTTACTAATCGAAGGACCTGCAGGTGTAGGTAAAACAGAACTTGCTAAGGTACTTGCCGAAGTTACAGGAAGCACTTTAATTAGGTTGCAATGCTATGAAGGTTTAGATGAAGGAAGAGCATTATACGAGTGGAATTATCAAATGCAGTTATTGTATCTGGAGGCTAGAAGGCAAAATTTAGATTGGGATAAACTTAAAGAAGATATTTATACTGAAGAATATATTTTACCACGTCCTTTGCTGAAGGCGTTGCGATGCAATGAACCTGTGGTGCTTTTAATTGATGAGTTAGACAAAAGTGACGAAGAATTTGAAAGTTTTTTGTTAGAATTGTTAGCAGAATTTCAAATATCTATTCCAGAGCTAGGTACAATTAAAGCAAAAAATAAGCCAACTGTTATTGTAACCAGCAACAACAGTAGAGAATTTTCAGAGGCTTTAAAACGTAGGTGCTTTTATTTGTATTTAGATTATCCAGATTTAGAAAGAGAAATGACTATTATCCGTTCCAAACTTCCAGGTATATCTGAAAAACTTGCTACTCAGGTGACGACTTTTGTGCAAAATTTACGATACTTTGATCTAAAAAAAAGGCCTAGTATTGTTGAAACAATTGATTTTGCTCAAGCACTGTTAATTTTAAATTCAAAAGAAATGCAGGTGGATGAAGTAAAAAAAGCACTGACTATCTTACTTAAATATCAAGAAGACGTAAGTAAAATAGTACCTAAGTTGGAGCAAATTTTAAGCAAATGTCTGGAAAAACCGAGGTAAAAAAGATGGTAAAATCCATTGTTTCTTTTGCTCGTTATTTAAGAAAAGCCGGATTTAGTATTTCAACAATTGAAATTATGGACTGTATCGAAGCGCTTTCCCTTGTGGAGTTTGATGTTAAAGTATTTGAACAAGTATTAAGGTGCAGCTTTGTCAAAAGCCAAGAAGAAGCTGATTTATTTCATAAACTCTTTACAGTTTATTTTCATTTAATGAAATATAGTTTACCTGAGCAAACTAATGGGCAAATTAAATCCCCTCTTGACAATCTAACACCATCTGAAAAAAGAGCTTCAAATACTGATGGCAGGGGTGTTGGGCAGAGTGGTATTGGTGGGCCCAGTTTACTGCAAGCTTTTCTAAATAAAGATTATGGATTAATTAGAAAAATAATTACAGCGCAAATTAGTCTTCTAGATTTGAATAATAGTGAGGTTGTTCCTCAAACAATAGCAGATTACTTGAGGCAAATACAACTTAATTTAGATTGGTTTATGCTAGAAAATCAACTGCTAAAGCAGAGTCAGGAAGATACTAGGAAAAAAGAATACTATAATGACTTATTAAAAAAAGTTAAGCTGCAAATAGA encodes the following:
- the ytaF gene encoding sporulation membrane protein YtaF, with protein sequence MGIIHAMIFALAVSLDGFGVGISYGIRRIKVPWYSLLIICLTSTLAITISMLFGNMLAQIISTELAEKIGSFIMVAVGIWILIESIENIYREKNSLAGKQEKLKQAEKSIMRIKIPMFGVVIQILREPIQADFDNSGVIGLGEACVLGLALAMDALGAGFGAAVAGYQFFLVPLFVGLFKLILVPTGLYLGKKWGKNSFGEKGALLPGLILIILGLSRI
- the coaE gene encoding dephospho-CoA kinase (Dephospho-CoA kinase (CoaE) performs the final step in coenzyme A biosynthesis.), with amino-acid sequence MLVIGLTGGIASGKSTVAKKLESLGAKLTDADQISREIVRKGQPAWQEIIRYFGENILLDSGEINRKALANIIFSDLEARAFLNSITHYRIKQIAREQIDTYRREKKVKLIVLDAALLIETGLNQEVEQIWLAACSQETQIKRLMARDNLNYGQAIARIKSQMPLKEKLDYADIIINTEGTIEYTLEQVENLWAKYVAK
- a CDS encoding lytic transglycosylase domain-containing protein, which gives rise to MVFVLRRKKLLILFVLFLLAVFSFIILPWVWKVFYPFPYQNTIVDSAQRSNLSPNLVLAVIRVESKFRADAKSPRGACGLMQLMPETAKWVTKKMGISYAEEKLFDPEFNIKVGSWYLAYLISEFNGNVPAALAAYNGGRGNVRQWLDKGIWLGSTEDIDKIPFKETRQFIERVLHDYNVYSCLY
- a CDS encoding nicotinate phosphoribosyltransferase — translated: MSEINNLKKVDELEISPKRLFYSAQHQEILDGATTDIYFVRTYEILQKLNKDDTKVVAEIFARKNGVLAGVNEVLNLLQDKDVEIWSLPEGAAFSSKEVVMRIKGAYNQFGLYETVLLGMLASSSGWATAAKIIKEACGDKPMFCFGARHVHPAVAPVMERAAIVGGADGASCILGAKLAGLNPSGTVPHAIFLIVGDTVEVAKAYEQYMPKDAKRLMLIDTFKDEAEEALRLSNALGPVLDGIRLDTPSERGGVTPELVREIRFRLDQAGHKRVQIFVSGGLYPEKIALLAQAGADAFGVGSFISAASPIDMTMDLKEVDGQPIAKRGRLPGLILSPRLQRMK
- a CDS encoding ABC transporter substrate-binding protein, with translation MNKVDKFLQLICLLLVSIMLFGCFSNDKAIEEKMLEQKNIINNGLAINLPTDLSSLDPVQLDTPWDIELASTIYEGLVKYDLDTEKVVPALAASWKISPDGKTFTFSLRKNARFHTGKKVTAGDVKFSWERALSLNNSEINQIFGKIDGAMEFAQGKGTEVSGIKVVNDRVLQVDLNAADESFLLKLTHLAASIVNKDLVAEQGNLYGKPEAGEKLKIAGTGPYRLVEWVLGQSITLESSPYYPEKPSMPRLTFKFEPEKDIALSELERGDIQILQSEEIIPELFLRKDPELKKLEKKEPRSEIIFLGFNTLESPFDDPNFRQAINNALNRNEIAKLGNYLPAQGLLPRVLLDGMKPLEPYKYDAQKSKKYFSELTKKAKNPKALNLYFCNIGKNEQIAVTIKKQLQKAGLELRTQPIASLEELRRGIEQNRIDFYLDSFFLQIPDPEVFYRSMFLSSSPDNLTHYNNINFDELLSFIQTQKIGSKERNDALIQAEKNIMEDATIITILEGANYAIFGANIAKPELNPFKVISLENVSFQGIE
- a CDS encoding copper transporter; protein product: MVDFRFHITTLVAIFLALGVGIFIGSTIVGDDALLNEQKAITDRLEQDFILLREQNRLSQKEILAFKNSNDNYQQFANAVLPLLVKNKLLGLNIAFIVTNNNVATDSLKKSFELSGANLVSITRIDSSFNFTDQNMKTFLINKLDLSKVRTSADFAAKISLKVAEGVLNGFDPLILKTLEEVNYATTELFKNVKPDIAIIFGGSQGPKENTVSVIDLPMINYFLKQGLEVVGTEPSQVTFSYMGLYQSKKIITVDNVDSAIGQIALILAINGSPGNYGIKTTADRLLPLLDYEVHCVN
- a CDS encoding MoxR family ATPase; translated protein: MFANYQELSACLIKQNYFINDNAALILFLAYKMNKPLLIEGPAGVGKTELAKVLAEVTGSTLIRLQCYEGLDEGRALYEWNYQMQLLYLEARRQNLDWDKLKEDIYTEEYILPRPLLKALRCNEPVVLLIDELDKSDEEFESFLLELLAEFQISIPELGTIKAKNKPTVIVTSNNSREFSEALKRRCFYLYLDYPDLEREMTIIRSKLPGISEKLATQVTTFVQNLRYFDLKKRPSIVETIDFAQALLILNSKEMQVDEVKKALTILLKYQEDVSKIVPKLEQILSKCLEKPR